A single genomic interval of bacterium harbors:
- a CDS encoding nitronate monooxygenase family protein, whose amino-acid sequence MKPINIGDLKIKLPLVQGGMGVGISLAGLASAVANEGGVGTIATAGIGMNEPDFATNYLEANLRALRKEIRKARTMTQGVLGVNIMVALSNYADLAKTSVEEEIDIIFSGAGLPFDLPRFLTPDSKTKLVPIVSSGRAAAIIAKKWFDKYNYLPDAVVVEGPLAGGHLGFKPEHLDDPKYSLKNLIPEVVEALKPFVEKHKKAIPVIAGGGIYTGQDIREAFDLGADAVQMGTRFVTTNECDASEVFKQAYLDSKKEDVVIIKSPVGMPGRAIRNQFLDDVVKGEKKPFKCPHQCIVTCDFKNTPYCIALALINAQQGLMKDGFAFAGANAFRNNCIISVKETIQAIIREFNESVSLAGAQPAGIPIS is encoded by the coding sequence ATGAAGCCAATAAATATAGGGGACCTGAAGATCAAACTGCCCCTGGTCCAGGGTGGAATGGGGGTGGGGATCTCCCTGGCCGGGCTGGCCTCGGCGGTGGCCAACGAAGGCGGGGTGGGCACCATTGCCACGGCCGGCATCGGGATGAACGAGCCCGACTTTGCCACCAATTACCTGGAGGCCAACCTAAGGGCCTTAAGAAAAGAGATCCGCAAGGCCCGGACTATGACCCAGGGCGTGCTGGGGGTCAATATCATGGTGGCCCTTTCCAATTACGCCGACCTGGCCAAGACCTCGGTGGAGGAAGAGATCGACATCATCTTCTCCGGGGCCGGACTGCCCTTTGATCTGCCGAGATTCCTGACCCCGGATTCCAAGACCAAGCTGGTGCCCATCGTTTCCTCGGGACGGGCGGCGGCCATCATCGCCAAGAAATGGTTCGACAAATACAACTACCTGCCGGATGCGGTGGTGGTGGAGGGCCCGCTGGCCGGGGGTCACCTGGGCTTTAAGCCGGAGCATTTGGACGATCCAAAATATTCATTGAAGAACCTGATCCCCGAAGTGGTCGAGGCCCTGAAACCCTTCGTGGAAAAACATAAAAAAGCCATCCCGGTGATCGCCGGGGGCGGCATCTATACCGGGCAGGACATCCGGGAGGCCTTTGACCTGGGAGCCGATGCCGTGCAGATGGGCACCCGGTTCGTGACCACCAACGAATGCGACGCCTCCGAAGTATTCAAGCAGGCCTACCTGGATTCCAAAAAGGAGGACGTGGTGATAATCAAGAGCCCGGTGGGGATGCCGGGCCGGGCCATCCGCAACCAGTTCCTGGACGATGTTGTCAAAGGCGAGAAGAAGCCCTTCAAGTGCCCCCACCAGTGCATCGTCACCTGCGACTTCAAGAACACGCCCTACTGCATTGCCCTGGCCCTGATCAACGCCCAGCAGGGGCTGATGAAGGACGGCTTTGCCTTTGCCGGGGCCAATGCCTTCAGGAACAACTGCATCATTTCGGTAAAAGAGACCATCCAGGCCATCATCCGGGAATTCAACGAGAGCGTCAGCCTGGCCGGGGCCCAGCCGGCGGGAATTCCCATATCATAG